One genomic region from Sphingobacterium sp. UGAL515B_05 encodes:
- the nusG gene encoding transcription termination/antitermination protein NusG, which translates to MADQGLKWYVVRAVSGKEKKVKQYIDAEVSRLGIEHLIPQVLIPMEKYYLMRDGKKVAKERNYYPGYVLLEAALDGELEHIIKNINSVIGFLGDKAGNAVPLRQAEVNRILGKVDEMAEQGETINVPYYVGETVKVNDGPFNGFTGEIEEVHEDKKKLIVMVKVFGRKTPLELNYMQVEKE; encoded by the coding sequence ATGGCAGATCAAGGTTTAAAGTGGTACGTAGTTCGTGCTGTAAGTGGTAAAGAAAAGAAAGTAAAGCAATATATTGATGCCGAAGTTAGCCGTTTAGGTATTGAACACTTGATTCCTCAAGTGTTGATTCCAATGGAAAAATACTACTTGATGCGCGATGGTAAGAAAGTTGCTAAAGAACGTAACTATTATCCTGGTTATGTATTATTAGAAGCAGCTCTTGACGGTGAGTTAGAGCACATCATCAAAAATATCAATAGCGTAATTGGTTTCTTGGGCGATAAAGCTGGTAATGCGGTTCCTTTGCGCCAAGCAGAAGTAAATCGTATCCTAGGTAAAGTGGATGAAATGGCCGAACAAGGTGAAACCATTAACGTTCCTTACTATGTGGGTGAAACAGTGAAAGTAAATGATGGTCCTTTCAACGGATTTACTGGAGAGATCGAAGAAGTCCACGAAGATAAAAAGAAATTAATCGTGATGGTGAAAGTCTTCGGTCGTAAGACGCCACTTGAATTAAACTACATGCAAGTAGAAAAAGAGTAA
- the secE gene encoding preprotein translocase subunit SecE, with the protein MAKVLDFFKDSYVEITEKVTWPTWSQLQSSAVIVLVASLLIALVVFVMDKASSVGLEFLYGIAS; encoded by the coding sequence ATGGCAAAAGTACTTGATTTTTTTAAAGACTCTTATGTAGAGATCACTGAGAAAGTGACTTGGCCTACATGGTCTCAGTTACAAAGTTCAGCTGTTATTGTGCTTGTTGCTTCTCTTCTTATTGCATTGGTTGTCTTTGTAATGGATAAAGCTTCAAGTGTAGGGTTAGAATTCTTGTACGGTATTGCTTCTTAA
- the tuf gene encoding elongation factor Tu — protein sequence MAKEKFDRSKPHLNIGTIGHVDHGKTTTTAAITKVLADKGLSEARSFDSIDSAPEEKERGITINTAHVEYSTANRHYAHVDCPGHADYVKNMVTGAAQMDGAIIVVAATDGPMPQTREHILLARQVGVPALVVFMNKTDLVDDPELLDLVEMEVRELLSFYEFPGDDIPVIKGSALGALNGEPEWVEKIMELMDAVDNYIPIPPRLTDLPFLMPVEDVFSITGRGTVATGRIERGVINSGDPVEILGMGAENLKSTVTGVEMFRKILDYGEAGDNVGLLLRGIEKTDIKRGMVICKPGSVTPHDHFKAEVYVLSKAEGGRHTPFFNKYRPQFYFRTTDVTGEISLPEGTEMVMPGDNVTISVKLISAIAMEKGLRFAIREGGRTVGAGQVTEII from the coding sequence ATGGCAAAAGAGAAATTTGACCGTAGTAAACCACACTTAAACATTGGTACTATCGGTCACGTTGACCACGGTAAAACTACAACTACAGCTGCTATCACTAAAGTATTGGCTGATAAAGGTTTGTCAGAAGCTCGTTCATTTGATTCAATTGACTCTGCTCCTGAAGAAAAAGAGCGTGGTATCACAATCAATACTGCACACGTAGAATATTCTACAGCTAACCGTCACTATGCACACGTTGACTGTCCAGGTCACGCTGACTACGTTAAGAACATGGTAACTGGTGCTGCTCAAATGGACGGTGCTATCATCGTAGTTGCTGCGACTGATGGTCCTATGCCTCAAACTCGTGAGCACATCTTGTTGGCTCGCCAAGTAGGTGTTCCTGCGTTAGTAGTATTCATGAACAAAACTGACTTAGTTGATGACCCTGAGTTGTTAGACTTAGTTGAAATGGAAGTTCGTGAGTTATTATCATTCTACGAATTCCCTGGTGATGATATCCCTGTAATCAAAGGTTCTGCTTTAGGTGCATTGAACGGTGAGCCTGAGTGGGTTGAGAAAATCATGGAATTAATGGATGCTGTAGATAACTACATTCCAATTCCTCCACGTTTGACTGACTTACCTTTCTTGATGCCAGTAGAAGACGTATTCTCGATCACAGGTCGTGGTACAGTTGCTACAGGTCGTATCGAAAGAGGTGTAATCAACTCTGGTGATCCAGTTGAGATCTTAGGTATGGGTGCTGAGAACTTGAAATCTACAGTAACAGGTGTTGAGATGTTCCGTAAAATCTTAGATTACGGTGAGGCTGGTGATAACGTAGGTTTATTGTTACGTGGTATTGAGAAAACTGATATCAAACGTGGTATGGTTATCTGTAAACCAGGTTCAGTAACTCCTCACGATCATTTCAAAGCTGAGGTTTACGTATTGTCAAAAGCTGAAGGTGGTCGTCACACTCCATTCTTCAACAAATACCGTCCTCAATTCTATTTCCGTACAACTGACGTAACTGGAGAGATCTCTTTACCAGAAGGTACTGAAATGGTTATGCCAGGTGATAACGTTACAATCAGCGTGAAATTAATTTCTGCTATTGCAATGGAAAAAGGTCTACGTTTCGCTATCCGTGAGGGTGGTCGTACAGTAGGTGCTGGTCAGGTAACTGAAATTATCTAG
- a CDS encoding BamA/TamA family outer membrane protein, with translation MQILPQSLSKLTRYSVLFTVLLMGSAELKAQNIIQKLSKKFLSSERDSTRSGSFMVLPAVGYAQETGVEYGLASAYNFYLDKSDPKIRTSTVMAMGTFTSNSQSNFKLQTDLWTKNNDYHLISEIRYRNWPFNYYGIGMDTWKADEERVDQKLFRVKLEAEKKISNFLYSGVNIQYDNFTIRSDSADRIFNHSDLIGKRGGQQLLVGLSQLFDNRDNVSYTTKGYYAKLRLAYAPKLWTSTDFTGANLDVDLRGFIPLHNQVTLALQGIFRSTFGKTVPFYNYRELGGDMMMRGYYLGRYRDKNYLASQAELRYRFHPRFGIVGFSGLGSTFSKENSSRYVASYGGGLRYFFSLEHNSSIRFDYSFGEQRPGEKRQSGFYLSLSEAF, from the coding sequence ATGCAAATTTTACCGCAATCACTTTCAAAACTTACCCGATACTCTGTACTATTTACGGTACTTTTAATGGGATCGGCCGAATTGAAAGCTCAAAATATTATTCAAAAATTGAGTAAAAAATTTCTTTCTTCCGAAAGGGATTCTACACGTTCCGGTAGTTTTATGGTTTTACCGGCCGTTGGTTATGCGCAGGAAACGGGTGTAGAATACGGCCTGGCCAGCGCGTATAACTTTTATCTGGACAAATCTGATCCCAAAATCCGCACCTCCACCGTCATGGCCATGGGAACCTTTACATCCAATAGCCAGTCCAACTTCAAACTACAGACCGATCTCTGGACTAAAAACAACGACTACCATCTAATAAGTGAAATACGCTACCGTAATTGGCCCTTCAACTATTATGGCATCGGTATGGACACCTGGAAAGCGGATGAGGAACGCGTTGATCAAAAATTATTTCGCGTCAAACTCGAAGCTGAGAAAAAAATCAGCAACTTCCTTTATTCGGGTGTCAACATTCAATACGATAACTTCACCATTCGAAGCGATAGTGCCGATCGCATTTTCAACCATTCCGATCTGATTGGAAAGCGTGGCGGACAACAGCTACTCGTAGGTCTTTCGCAATTGTTTGACAATAGGGACAACGTTTCTTATACAACAAAGGGGTATTATGCAAAATTGCGGCTGGCCTATGCCCCAAAGTTATGGACAAGTACTGATTTTACGGGGGCAAACCTCGATGTGGATCTCCGTGGCTTTATTCCCCTGCACAACCAAGTCACATTGGCCCTGCAAGGAATCTTTCGTTCCACATTTGGAAAAACTGTCCCATTTTACAATTACCGTGAGCTCGGTGGAGACATGATGATGCGCGGTTATTACCTCGGACGTTATCGAGACAAGAATTATCTTGCCTCACAGGCTGAACTGCGCTATCGCTTTCATCCACGCTTTGGTATCGTTGGATTTTCAGGACTCGGATCCACCTTTTCCAAGGAAAATAGCAGCCGATATGTCGCAAGTTACGGTGGTGGTTTACGTTACTTCTTTAGCCTCGAACACAATAGCAGCATACGCTTTGATTATTCTTTTGGTGAACAAAGACCCGGAGAAAAACGGCAGTCGGGTTTTTATCTGTCCTTAAGTGAAGCTTTTTAA
- a CDS encoding HAMP domain-containing sensor histidine kinase, with the protein MRHGKILNGIKIILLLVAAFVSAYLLLRREYVQAALIFCVMLYLGFNLYAQYNFLTRQLIEFSEAVKYRDFTRRFLVKNTKSVEGKLFLAFNQINETYKEISIKQEIQHQYLDRVINMLNSAIIFYERDSGKVMWVNDAFKQLFHLPHLGNIAGLKKKNSDLYEKTMLLENGQQQMESVQSSKGKIKLLIQSSSFETQDAVFRIVVYQNINEAIDETETKAWHKLLRVLTHEIMNSIAPISSLAETLNGRLDHFKGHEDIEDLKIGISTIKRRSEGLLHFAKSYRMINKVDQPQLAPIQIAPLFEHIYQLLEPTLIQKNIDVDIILKNTRLVLSADVNLIEQVIINLMLNAIDAVKHREEAYISLSALEIDGRVQIRIEDNGAGIPADLQEQIFTPFFTTKKTGTGVGLTLSKQIMLLHKGTIFLNSTEGQGSVFVLQF; encoded by the coding sequence ATGAGACACGGAAAAATCCTAAACGGAATCAAAATTATCTTACTGTTGGTAGCAGCTTTTGTGAGTGCTTACTTGCTATTAAGACGTGAATACGTACAGGCGGCTTTGATCTTCTGTGTCATGCTTTATCTCGGTTTTAATTTATATGCACAATATAATTTTTTAACGAGGCAATTGATAGAATTTTCCGAGGCGGTCAAATACCGCGATTTTACGAGGCGGTTTTTAGTGAAAAATACCAAATCAGTAGAGGGAAAGCTTTTCCTTGCCTTTAATCAAATCAACGAAACCTATAAGGAGATCAGTATCAAACAGGAAATTCAACATCAATACCTGGATCGTGTGATCAATATGCTGAATTCTGCTATCATATTTTACGAAAGAGATAGCGGCAAGGTCATGTGGGTGAACGATGCATTTAAACAGCTTTTCCATCTACCGCATCTCGGGAATATAGCTGGGTTAAAGAAAAAAAACAGCGATCTATATGAAAAGACCATGCTACTTGAAAATGGACAGCAGCAAATGGAGTCGGTTCAGTCGAGTAAAGGGAAAATTAAATTATTGATCCAAAGTTCAAGCTTTGAGACCCAGGATGCTGTATTTAGGATTGTTGTTTACCAAAATATCAACGAAGCAATCGATGAAACGGAGACAAAGGCCTGGCACAAATTGTTGCGCGTGCTTACACATGAAATTATGAATTCCATTGCGCCTATCAGTTCACTTGCCGAAACTTTGAATGGACGTTTGGATCACTTTAAAGGACATGAGGATATAGAAGATCTGAAAATTGGTATTTCTACCATCAAGCGCCGAAGTGAGGGGCTATTGCATTTTGCCAAAAGTTATCGCATGATAAATAAAGTGGATCAACCTCAGCTTGCACCCATTCAGATTGCACCGCTGTTTGAGCATATCTATCAATTGCTTGAGCCTACACTGATCCAAAAAAATATTGATGTTGATATTATTCTGAAAAATACCCGATTAGTGCTGTCTGCGGATGTTAACTTGATCGAACAGGTTATTATTAACTTAATGTTGAATGCCATCGATGCGGTTAAACATAGGGAAGAGGCTTACATTAGCTTATCTGCGCTAGAGATAGATGGTAGGGTGCAGATTCGGATTGAAGATAATGGGGCAGGAATTCCTGCTGATCTTCAGGAGCAGATCTTTACACCATTTTTTACAACGAAGAAAACGGGGACAGGTGTGGGATTGACTTTAAGTAAGCAAATTATGCTCTTGCACAAAGGGACCATTTTTCTTAACAGTACCGAAGGGCAGGGGAGTGTTTTTGTCCTCCAGTTTTAA